The Mycolicibacterium lutetiense genome window below encodes:
- the coaA gene encoding type I pantothenate kinase gives MPRPSEPSPYVEFDRSQWRALRMSTPLKLTEDELLRLRGMGEKLDILEVEEVYLPLARLIHLQVAARQRLFAVTSEFLGEPQQNPDRPVPFVIGVAGSVAVGKSTTARVLQALLARWGHHPRVDLVTTDGFLYPNKELNRRNLMHRKGFPESYDRRGLMRFVTAVKSGADEVCAPVYSHLLYDIVPCEKQVVRHPDILILEGLNVLQTGPALMVSDLFDFSVYVDARIEDIEKWYISRFLTMRSTAFADPASHFHHYSTLTDDQAVFAARDIWHSINRPNLIENILPTRPRATLVLRKDADHAINRLRLRKL, from the coding sequence ATGCCGCGGCCGAGCGAGCCGAGCCCCTATGTGGAGTTCGACCGAAGTCAATGGCGTGCACTGCGCATGTCGACACCGCTGAAACTCACCGAGGACGAACTGCTGCGCCTGCGCGGTATGGGCGAGAAGCTCGACATCCTCGAGGTCGAAGAGGTCTATCTGCCGCTGGCCCGATTGATCCACCTTCAGGTGGCCGCCCGGCAGCGTCTGTTCGCCGTAACGTCAGAGTTCCTCGGTGAGCCGCAGCAGAATCCGGACCGACCAGTGCCGTTCGTCATCGGCGTGGCGGGCAGCGTGGCAGTCGGAAAATCGACCACCGCCCGTGTGCTGCAGGCCCTGCTGGCCCGCTGGGGCCACCACCCCCGGGTCGACCTCGTCACCACCGACGGGTTTCTCTACCCCAACAAGGAACTCAACCGCCGGAACCTCATGCACCGCAAGGGCTTCCCGGAGAGCTATGACCGGCGCGGGTTGATGCGGTTCGTCACCGCGGTGAAATCCGGCGCCGACGAAGTCTGTGCGCCGGTGTACTCACACCTGCTGTACGACATCGTGCCGTGCGAGAAGCAGGTGGTGCGACATCCGGACATCCTGATCCTCGAAGGCCTCAACGTCCTGCAGACCGGGCCGGCGCTGATGGTCTCGGACCTGTTCGACTTCTCGGTGTATGTCGACGCACGTATCGAGGACATCGAAAAGTGGTACATCTCGCGGTTCCTGACGATGCGCTCGACAGCGTTCGCCGATCCGGCGTCACACTTCCATCACTACTCGACCCTGACCGATGATCAGGCCGTGTTTGCCGCGCGTGACATCTGGCATTCCATCAATCGGCCCAATCTGATCGAGAACATCCTGCCGACCCGGCCGCGCGCCACCCTGGTGCTGCGCAAGGATGCCGACCACGCGATCAACCGGCTGCGACTGCGGAAGTTGTGA
- a CDS encoding glycine hydroxymethyltransferase — translation MAADPSSTLPAASGADYADTSSAAYQAALQVIESVEPRVAAATRKELADQRDSLKLIASENYASPAVLLTMGTWFSDKYAEGTVGHRFYAGCQNVDTVEALAAEHARELFGAPYAYVQPHSGIDANLVAYWAILATKVEAPGLAELGAKHVNDLSEADWEKLRAKLGNQRLLGMSLDAGGHLTHGFRPNISGKMFHQHSYGTNPETGFLDYDAVAAAAREFKPLVLVAGYSAYPRRVNFAKMREIADEVGATLMVDMAHFAGLVAGKVFTGDENPVPYAHVTTTTTHKSLRGPRGGMVLATEEFAPAVDKGCPMVLGGPLSHVMAAKAVALAEARQPAFQTYAQAVADNAQALADGFVKRDATLVTGGTDNHLVLLDVRSFGLTGRQAESALLDAGVVTNRNAIPADPNGAWYTSGVRLGTPALTSRGFGADDFDRVAELIVDVLSNTQAEGTSKAKYKLADGTADRVHAASAELLDANPLYPGLTL, via the coding sequence ATGGCAGCAGACCCGTCCTCCACCTTGCCCGCGGCTTCCGGCGCTGATTACGCCGACACCTCAAGCGCCGCGTACCAGGCCGCATTGCAGGTCATCGAGTCCGTCGAGCCCCGGGTCGCCGCAGCTACCCGCAAAGAGCTTGCCGATCAACGCGATTCGCTCAAGCTGATCGCGAGCGAGAATTACGCCTCCCCGGCCGTGCTGCTCACCATGGGCACCTGGTTCTCCGACAAGTACGCCGAGGGCACCGTCGGGCACCGCTTCTACGCGGGCTGCCAGAACGTCGACACCGTAGAGGCACTGGCGGCCGAGCACGCCCGCGAGCTGTTCGGCGCCCCCTACGCCTACGTTCAGCCGCACTCCGGCATCGACGCCAATCTGGTTGCCTACTGGGCCATCCTGGCGACCAAAGTGGAGGCCCCCGGCCTGGCCGAACTCGGCGCCAAACACGTCAACGACCTGTCCGAGGCGGACTGGGAGAAGCTGCGCGCCAAGCTCGGCAACCAGCGTCTGCTGGGCATGTCCCTGGACGCCGGCGGACACCTGACGCACGGCTTCCGGCCCAACATCTCCGGCAAGATGTTCCATCAGCACAGCTACGGGACCAACCCCGAGACGGGTTTCCTGGACTACGACGCCGTGGCCGCCGCGGCACGCGAGTTCAAGCCGCTGGTGCTGGTCGCCGGCTACTCGGCCTACCCGCGCCGGGTGAACTTCGCCAAGATGCGCGAGATCGCCGACGAGGTGGGCGCCACGCTGATGGTCGACATGGCGCACTTCGCCGGCCTGGTCGCGGGCAAGGTGTTCACCGGTGACGAGAACCCGGTGCCGTACGCCCACGTCACCACGACCACCACGCACAAGTCGCTGCGCGGCCCGCGCGGCGGCATGGTGCTGGCCACCGAGGAATTCGCCCCGGCTGTCGACAAGGGCTGCCCGATGGTGCTCGGTGGGCCGCTGAGCCACGTCATGGCGGCCAAGGCCGTCGCGCTGGCCGAGGCGCGCCAGCCGGCGTTCCAGACCTACGCCCAGGCGGTCGCCGACAACGCCCAGGCGCTGGCCGACGGCTTCGTCAAGCGGGACGCGACCCTGGTCACCGGTGGCACCGACAACCACCTGGTGCTGCTCGACGTGCGTTCGTTCGGACTGACCGGCCGCCAGGCCGAGTCCGCGCTGCTGGACGCGGGCGTCGTCACCAACCGCAACGCGATCCCGGCCGACCCCAACGGCGCCTGGTACACCAGCGGTGTGCGGCTGGGTACGCCCGCGCTGACCAGCCGCGGATTCGGCGCCGACGACTTCGACCGGGTGGCCGAATTGATCGTCGACGTCCTGTCCAACACGCAGGCCGAAGGTACTTCCAAGGCCAAGTACAAGCTCGCTGACGGCACCGCCGATCGGGTACACGCCGCCTCGGCGGAGCTGCTCGATGCGAACCCGCTGTACCCGGGCCTCACCCTCTGA
- the dosR gene encoding hypoxia response regulator transcription factor DosR/DevR, translating to MIRLFLVDDHEVVRRGLIDLLSADPELDVIGEADSVAQALARVPALNPDVAVLDVRLPDGNGIELCRELLSRMPDLRCLMLTSFTSDEAMLDAILAGASGYVVKDIKGMELAQAIKDVGAGKSLLDNRAATALMAKLRSDAERSDPLAGLTQQERVLLDLLGEGLTNRQIAARMFLAEKTVKNYVSRLLAKLGMERRTQAAVFASTLDRPRP from the coding sequence ATGATCAGACTCTTTCTGGTCGATGACCATGAGGTGGTTCGGCGCGGGCTGATCGACCTGCTCAGCGCCGACCCGGAGCTGGACGTGATCGGTGAGGCCGATTCGGTGGCCCAGGCGCTGGCCCGGGTGCCGGCCCTCAATCCGGACGTCGCGGTGCTCGACGTCCGGCTGCCCGATGGCAACGGCATCGAGCTGTGCCGGGAACTGTTGTCGCGCATGCCCGATCTGCGCTGCCTGATGCTGACGTCGTTCACCTCCGACGAGGCGATGCTTGACGCAATCCTGGCCGGCGCCAGTGGTTACGTGGTCAAGGACATCAAGGGGATGGAGCTGGCCCAGGCGATCAAGGACGTCGGGGCCGGGAAGTCACTGTTGGACAATCGTGCCGCCACGGCGCTGATGGCGAAACTGCGCAGCGACGCCGAGCGGTCCGACCCGTTGGCCGGGCTGACCCAGCAGGAGCGGGTGCTGCTCGATCTGCTGGGGGAGGGGCTGACCAACCGGCAGATTGCGGCCCGGATGTTCCTCGCCGAGAAGACCGTCAAGAACTATGTGTCGCGGTTGTTGGCCAAGCTGGGCATGGAACGTCGCACGCAGGCCGCGGTATTCGCCTCGACCCTGGACCGTCCGCGTCCGTAG
- a CDS encoding polysaccharide deacetylase family protein: MVRLPNSQAWRWTAVGVVAAVVVLVVGVLTGHIRRDDPDHVDCATEKCIALTFDDGPGPYTDRLLQILKDNDAKATFFLIGNKAAANPEGAKRIAEAGMEVGSHTWEHPNMTTIPPEEIPAQFSRASDAIEAATGQRPKLVRTAGGLINDQVLAEARKQGLADINWDVIPFDWANDANIAATRYMLMTQIRPNNVVLFHDTYSSTVDLVQQFIPVLKANGYHLVTVSHMLGEREPGTSYGSRDNGPPVPPAEALKDIPPEEIPTLPATPSPAPMPNFPITDIPGANSGGPNNGA; the protein is encoded by the coding sequence GTGGTGAGGCTTCCCAACAGTCAGGCGTGGCGGTGGACTGCGGTCGGCGTGGTTGCCGCGGTGGTGGTCCTGGTGGTGGGGGTGCTCACCGGGCACATCCGTCGTGACGATCCCGACCACGTGGACTGCGCGACAGAGAAGTGCATCGCACTGACCTTCGACGACGGGCCGGGCCCGTACACCGACCGGCTGCTGCAGATCCTCAAGGACAACGACGCCAAGGCCACCTTCTTCCTGATCGGCAACAAGGCCGCCGCCAACCCCGAAGGCGCCAAGCGCATCGCGGAGGCCGGGATGGAAGTCGGCAGCCACACCTGGGAACACCCCAACATGACGACCATCCCGCCCGAGGAGATCCCGGCGCAGTTCAGCAGGGCCAGCGACGCCATCGAGGCCGCGACGGGCCAGCGGCCGAAGCTGGTACGCACCGCGGGCGGATTGATCAACGATCAGGTGCTCGCCGAGGCGCGCAAGCAGGGCTTGGCCGACATCAACTGGGACGTCATCCCGTTCGACTGGGCCAACGACGCCAACATCGCCGCGACCCGCTACATGCTGATGACGCAGATCAGGCCCAACAACGTGGTGTTGTTTCATGACACCTACTCGTCCACCGTGGACCTGGTGCAGCAGTTCATCCCGGTGCTCAAGGCCAACGGCTACCACCTGGTGACCGTCAGTCACATGCTCGGTGAGCGGGAGCCGGGCACCAGTTACGGCAGCCGGGACAACGGCCCGCCCGTGCCGCCGGCCGAGGCGCTCAAGGACATTCCGCCGGAGGAGATCCCGACGCTGCCCGCGACACCGTCGCCCGCGCCGATGCCGAACTTCCCGATCACCGACATCCCCGGAGCGAATTCGGGTGGCCCCAACAACGGGGCCTGA
- a CDS encoding DUF885 domain-containing protein, giving the protein MDNGIEKKAGSGTGTVTDSAALIREYLLLGLRFDRVEDGYVDSFTGDPQLRRAVENEPTPDPAELARQADRLLAQIPDDLDRDRAEYIAAHLRALNCAGRKFAGEQVGFVDEVQAYFDVRISKGDPEKYRQAHAKLDDALGGTGPLAERIQAHRTGDEIPPARLEECLHAFSSALRDKVRAAYPLPETETITYEVVTDRPWSGFNYYLGDYKSTVAINADLKQQMANLPRLVAHESYPGHHTEHCRKEAGLVAGQNQLEQTIFLVNTPQCLMAEGLADLALHAIVGPGWGAWAADIYADLGLRFDGERAEAISEAVAGLADVRQDAALMLHDEHRDVDEVVEFLKRWLLVDDDRARQSLRFLSSPLWRAYTSTYIEGYRLLRGWLDDRPDGVTLPQRFGRLLDEPLIPSTLRSAS; this is encoded by the coding sequence ATGGATAACGGGATCGAGAAAAAGGCGGGCTCCGGAACCGGCACAGTGACGGACTCGGCCGCTCTGATTCGCGAATATCTGCTCCTCGGCCTGCGCTTCGACCGGGTTGAGGACGGCTACGTCGACTCTTTCACCGGTGACCCGCAGCTGCGCCGTGCGGTCGAGAACGAGCCCACACCCGACCCGGCCGAGCTGGCTCGGCAAGCGGATCGGCTGCTGGCCCAGATCCCAGACGACCTCGATCGGGACCGTGCCGAATACATTGCCGCGCATCTGCGGGCGCTCAACTGCGCGGGCCGTAAATTCGCCGGTGAGCAGGTCGGTTTCGTCGACGAGGTGCAGGCCTATTTCGACGTGCGGATCAGCAAGGGTGACCCGGAGAAGTACCGGCAGGCCCACGCCAAACTCGACGACGCACTCGGTGGAACCGGTCCACTGGCCGAGCGTATTCAGGCGCACCGCACCGGAGACGAGATCCCGCCGGCCCGGCTGGAGGAGTGCCTCCACGCGTTCTCCTCGGCCCTGCGCGACAAGGTGCGCGCTGCCTACCCGCTGCCGGAAACGGAGACCATCACCTACGAAGTGGTCACCGACAGACCGTGGTCGGGATTCAACTACTACCTCGGTGACTACAAGTCCACCGTCGCGATCAACGCCGACCTCAAACAACAGATGGCCAACCTGCCCCGGCTGGTGGCCCACGAGTCCTACCCCGGTCATCACACCGAGCACTGCCGCAAGGAAGCAGGGCTGGTGGCCGGTCAAAATCAACTCGAACAGACGATCTTCCTCGTCAACACCCCGCAATGCCTGATGGCCGAGGGCCTGGCCGATTTGGCGTTGCATGCCATCGTCGGGCCGGGTTGGGGGGCGTGGGCCGCCGATATCTACGCCGACCTGGGACTTCGGTTCGACGGGGAGCGCGCCGAGGCGATCTCGGAGGCGGTGGCCGGCCTGGCCGACGTACGCCAGGACGCCGCGCTGATGCTGCACGACGAGCATCGTGACGTCGACGAGGTGGTCGAGTTCCTCAAGCGCTGGCTGCTGGTCGACGACGATCGGGCCCGGCAGAGCCTGCGGTTCCTGTCCTCGCCGTTGTGGCGGGCCTACACCAGCACCTACATCGAGGGGTACCGGCTGCTGCGGGGGTGGCTCGACGACCGGCCCGATGGCGTCACGTTGCCCCAGCGCTTCGGGCGGCTGCTCGATGAGCCGCTGATCCCGTCTACCCTCCGGAGCGCGTCGTAG
- a CDS encoding universal stress protein, with protein sequence MTDTLTAPAPAGAAVLVEADGRAASNDALHAAIEEAVGRGAPLRVLTTWGVRHREMYDATAVAERDRLSAAQLERRLARALKRSPELDVQTVDGYGSAADYLTAHPESAQMLVLGADHPDSPGLQTALASSGCAVRTCDRRDRL encoded by the coding sequence ATGACCGACACCCTGACCGCCCCCGCCCCCGCCGGTGCGGCCGTTCTGGTCGAAGCCGACGGCCGCGCCGCCAGCAACGACGCGCTGCACGCCGCGATCGAGGAGGCCGTGGGACGCGGCGCGCCGCTGCGGGTGCTGACCACCTGGGGAGTCCGGCATCGCGAGATGTACGACGCGACCGCCGTCGCCGAGCGTGACCGGTTGTCGGCAGCGCAGCTGGAGCGCCGGTTGGCCCGCGCGCTGAAACGATCCCCCGAACTCGACGTGCAGACCGTCGACGGCTACGGCAGCGCTGCGGATTACCTGACGGCCCACCCGGAGTCGGCCCAAATGCTCGTGCTCGGCGCCGACCACCCCGATTCACCCGGGTTGCAGACCGCGTTGGCTTCCTCGGGCTGCGCGGTGCGCACTTGCGATCGGCGCGACCGATTGTGA
- a CDS encoding pyridoxamine 5'-phosphate oxidase family protein, with protein MSTRSVPVDILSERECWDLLGGMSLGRLITAVDDEAHIFPVNFAVQNRTVLFRTAAGTKLISAAINNHVLFEADDHDAAEGWSVIVQGVARTLRTDEELAEADRAQLLPWTATSKTHYVRVSPVRVTGRRFRFGPEPEAQ; from the coding sequence ATGTCAACGCGCAGTGTGCCGGTCGATATTCTTTCCGAGCGGGAGTGCTGGGACCTGCTGGGCGGGATGTCGCTGGGTCGACTCATCACCGCGGTGGACGACGAAGCACACATCTTCCCGGTCAACTTCGCGGTGCAGAACCGCACTGTCCTGTTCCGGACCGCAGCGGGGACGAAGCTGATCAGCGCGGCCATCAACAACCACGTGTTGTTCGAAGCCGACGATCACGACGCGGCCGAAGGTTGGAGCGTGATCGTGCAAGGCGTCGCACGCACCCTGCGCACCGACGAGGAACTGGCCGAAGCGGACCGGGCGCAGTTGCTGCCGTGGACGGCGACGTCCAAGACGCACTATGTGCGGGTGTCACCGGTGCGGGTCACCGGCCGTCGGTTCCGGTTCGGACCCGAACCGGAGGCGCAGTGA
- a CDS encoding NAD(P)/FAD-dependent oxidoreductase, producing MTTTAADSCDVCIVGAGLAGMNALFVASRYLRPDQTIVLIDRRPRVGGMWVDTYPYVRLHQPHPMFTAGDIEWTLGREPSYLATKPEVLDHFAYCLQQIKQRVRVEERFGWDFESGEAVGGAVHIACRDGDGQPHTIRAARLIKAYGVRVTPNDALQLSSDRVRSVSPDTCDVRSGEIYDSDTPVWVIGSGKTAMDTVHTLITTYPGRDVNMVAGSGTFFSSRDRLFPAGVQRWWGGVELTKMAIEMTRRFDGTNENEVARWFRSAYGTCPTPRAANFMAGVLSEAENATIAAGLNDVVMDHLVDVVDDDGSVDLVLRSGARKPVKPGSWIVNCTGYLIGDEHPYEPYLSGAGSILSIQIRSATLHLTSYAAYFATHLMFLDKLNTVPLYQLDLEDLSRKSKTTLPYAMFTLAQYNLSLLSDALPVKVFRECGLDFNRWYPKPRQLVSTARFLATHHRDREHLRRTLDTVGERFDVRCGPLITTSAVAAG from the coding sequence ATGACCACAACTGCTGCGGACAGCTGCGATGTCTGCATTGTCGGCGCCGGCTTGGCCGGCATGAATGCCTTGTTCGTCGCCAGCAGATATCTCAGACCCGACCAGACGATCGTCCTGATCGACCGTCGCCCGCGGGTCGGTGGCATGTGGGTGGACACCTACCCGTATGTGCGGCTGCACCAGCCTCACCCGATGTTCACCGCCGGTGACATCGAGTGGACGCTGGGCCGTGAACCGTCCTACCTGGCCACCAAACCGGAGGTGCTCGATCACTTTGCGTACTGCCTGCAGCAGATCAAACAGCGGGTGCGGGTGGAGGAGCGGTTCGGCTGGGATTTCGAATCAGGTGAAGCCGTCGGTGGCGCCGTGCACATCGCGTGTCGCGACGGCGACGGGCAACCACACACCATCCGGGCCGCCCGGTTGATCAAGGCCTACGGCGTGCGGGTGACGCCGAACGATGCCCTGCAGCTGTCCAGCGATCGGGTGCGGTCGGTGTCACCTGATACCTGCGATGTGCGCTCCGGGGAGATCTACGACAGCGACACCCCGGTGTGGGTGATCGGCAGTGGCAAGACCGCCATGGACACCGTGCACACCCTGATCACAACGTATCCGGGCCGCGACGTGAACATGGTGGCCGGATCGGGAACCTTCTTCTCCAGCCGGGACCGACTGTTCCCCGCCGGTGTCCAGCGCTGGTGGGGTGGAGTCGAATTGACCAAGATGGCCATCGAGATGACCCGCCGCTTCGACGGCACCAACGAGAACGAAGTGGCGCGGTGGTTTCGGTCTGCCTACGGCACGTGCCCGACCCCGCGAGCCGCCAACTTCATGGCCGGCGTGCTCTCCGAAGCCGAGAACGCCACGATCGCCGCGGGGCTGAATGACGTGGTGATGGACCACCTGGTCGATGTCGTCGACGACGACGGCTCCGTCGATCTGGTGTTGCGCAGCGGGGCGCGGAAGCCCGTCAAGCCGGGCAGCTGGATCGTGAACTGCACCGGCTACCTCATCGGTGACGAGCATCCCTACGAGCCGTATCTGTCCGGTGCGGGATCTATTCTGTCGATCCAAATTCGTTCCGCAACTTTGCATCTGACGTCGTATGCGGCCTACTTTGCGACGCACCTGATGTTCCTCGACAAGCTCAACACAGTGCCGCTGTACCAACTCGACCTGGAGGACCTGTCGAGAAAGTCCAAGACGACATTGCCGTACGCGATGTTCACGCTGGCCCAATACAACCTGAGCTTGCTATCGGATGCACTGCCGGTCAAGGTGTTCCGTGAATGCGGCCTGGACTTCAACCGCTGGTATCCGAAACCGCGCCAGTTGGTTTCCACCGCCCGGTTCCTGGCGACTCACCACCGCGACCGCGAGCATCTGCGTCGCACACTGGACACGGTGGGGGAGCGCTTCGATGTCCGTTGCGGACCGCTGATCACAACTTCCGCAGTCGCAGCCGGTTGA
- a CDS encoding Acg family FMN-binding oxidoreductase, translated as MPETMFDSATLTSAVQLASRAPSLHNTQPWRLVVDGKGVHLHLDPSRVVNATDRSSREAIVSCGVLLDHLRVAMAAAGWATSVDRFPNPNDRDHLATLQFSPMDFVTDAHRRRADAILARRTDRLPMAGYAGFDALEALLRVRLADGPVHLDVLAEDSRADVAEAAALTETLRLYDSAYHSELAWWTTPFATEDGIPQSALVSAAESERVAVARTFPVTSHTDRRPAVRDDSATLVVLSTDGYSRADALDAGEALSAVLLECTLSGLSTCPVSHVTELHASRDIIGALIGRDACPQLLVRIGIAPALTETPPPTPRRGVDTFLTFE; from the coding sequence ATGCCCGAGACGATGTTCGATTCTGCGACCCTCACCAGTGCGGTGCAGCTGGCATCGCGTGCACCTTCGCTGCACAACACCCAACCCTGGCGGTTGGTGGTCGACGGCAAGGGCGTGCATCTGCACCTGGACCCCAGTCGGGTGGTGAACGCGACGGATCGATCGTCGCGTGAGGCGATCGTCAGCTGCGGGGTGCTGCTGGACCATCTGCGGGTCGCCATGGCCGCAGCCGGATGGGCCACCAGCGTCGACCGCTTCCCGAATCCGAATGATCGCGATCATCTGGCGACGCTGCAGTTCTCGCCGATGGACTTCGTCACCGATGCGCATCGCCGGCGGGCCGATGCGATCCTGGCCCGGCGTACCGACCGCTTGCCGATGGCGGGGTACGCGGGCTTCGATGCTCTCGAGGCCCTGCTGCGAGTGCGGTTGGCCGACGGCCCGGTGCACCTGGATGTGCTGGCCGAGGACAGCCGCGCCGACGTGGCCGAGGCAGCTGCGCTGACCGAGACACTGCGTCTGTACGATTCCGCCTACCATTCCGAACTTGCTTGGTGGACAACACCGTTCGCGACCGAGGATGGCATTCCGCAGAGCGCCCTGGTCTCGGCTGCGGAAAGTGAGCGGGTCGCGGTGGCACGAACCTTCCCGGTCACCTCGCACACCGATCGACGGCCCGCCGTCCGCGACGATTCGGCAACCCTGGTGGTGCTGTCCACCGACGGGTACAGCCGGGCAGATGCCCTCGACGCGGGCGAGGCGCTCTCGGCCGTGCTGCTGGAATGCACGCTGTCGGGTCTGAGTACCTGCCCGGTGAGCCACGTGACCGAGTTGCATGCCAGCCGCGACATCATCGGCGCCCTGATCGGCCGGGATGCCTGCCCGCAGTTGCTGGTCCGGATCGGCATCGCTCCGGCGCTCACCGAGACACCACCGCCGACACCGCGCCGCGGCGTCGACACCTTCCTGACCTTCGAATAG
- a CDS encoding PhoH family protein: MTDNAVRTYVLDTSVLLSDPWACTRFAEHEVVVPLVVISELEAKRHHHELGWFARQALRMFDDLRLEHGRLDQPIPVGAEGGSLQVELNHIDPSVLPSGFRTDTNDTRILACAANLAAEGKHVTLVSKDIPLRVKAGAVGLPADEYHAQDVVVSGWTGMTELDVAAEEIDALFADGEIDVAEARDLPCHTGIRLLGGSSSALGRVNAEKRVQVIRGDREVFGLRGRSAEQRVALDLLLDESVGIVSLGGKAGTGKSALALCAGLEAVLERRTQRKVVVFRPLYAVGGQDLGYLPGSESEKMGPWAQAVFDTLEGLASPAVLDEVLSRGMLEVLPLTHIRGRSLHDSFVIVDEAQSLERNVLLTVLSRLGAGSRVVLTHDVAQRDNLRVGRHDGVAAVIERLKGHPLFAHVTLQRSERSPIAALVTEMLEEFSPGALP, encoded by the coding sequence GTGACTGATAACGCTGTCCGTACCTATGTGCTCGACACCTCCGTGTTGCTGTCCGATCCATGGGCATGCACCCGGTTCGCCGAGCATGAAGTGGTGGTCCCGCTGGTCGTGATCAGCGAGCTCGAGGCCAAACGGCATCACCACGAGCTGGGTTGGTTCGCCAGGCAGGCGCTGCGGATGTTCGATGATCTGCGGCTTGAGCATGGACGGCTGGATCAGCCGATTCCTGTTGGCGCAGAGGGCGGTTCGCTGCAGGTCGAGTTGAATCACATCGACCCGTCGGTATTGCCTTCAGGTTTCCGCACTGACACCAACGACACCCGGATCCTGGCGTGTGCAGCCAATCTCGCCGCAGAGGGCAAGCACGTCACGCTGGTGAGCAAGGACATCCCGCTGCGAGTCAAAGCGGGCGCGGTGGGTCTGCCCGCCGATGAATACCACGCACAGGACGTCGTGGTGTCCGGCTGGACCGGCATGACCGAGTTGGACGTGGCTGCCGAGGAAATCGACGCCCTGTTCGCCGACGGCGAGATCGATGTGGCGGAAGCTCGGGATTTGCCCTGCCACACCGGAATTCGGTTACTCGGCGGCAGCTCGTCAGCACTCGGACGGGTCAATGCCGAGAAGCGGGTACAGGTGATCCGCGGTGATCGCGAAGTGTTCGGCCTCCGGGGAAGGTCAGCCGAACAGCGCGTCGCCCTTGATCTACTGCTCGACGAATCCGTGGGCATCGTCTCGCTGGGCGGCAAGGCCGGCACCGGCAAATCCGCGCTCGCTCTGTGCGCGGGCCTGGAGGCGGTGCTGGAACGTCGAACTCAGCGCAAGGTCGTGGTGTTCCGTCCGCTGTATGCGGTCGGTGGACAGGATCTCGGCTACCTGCCGGGCAGTGAGAGCGAGAAGATGGGGCCGTGGGCCCAAGCCGTCTTCGACACCCTCGAAGGGCTGGCCAGCCCGGCGGTACTCGACGAAGTGCTGTCCCGCGGAATGCTTGAAGTGCTTCCGCTGACCCACATTCGGGGCCGTTCGCTGCACGACTCATTCGTCATCGTCGACGAAGCGCAGTCACTGGAACGCAATGTGCTGCTGACCGTGCTGTCGCGGCTCGGCGCGGGGTCGCGGGTGGTGCTGACCCACGACGTGGCCCAGCGGGACAACCTGAGGGTGGGCCGTCATGACGGTGTCGCGGCAGTGATCGAGAGGCTCAAGGGTCATCCGTTGTTCGCTCACGTCACGTTGCAGCGCAGCGAACGTTCACCGATCGCCGCGCTGGTCACCGAGATGCTGGAGGAGTTCAGCCCCGGCGCCCTGCCCTGA
- a CDS encoding acyl-ACP desaturase, whose translation MAQKPVANALTLELEPVVEAELRRHLDTEDLWYAHDYVPFDQGENFAFLGGQDWDPSQVTLPKNITDALEILLITKDNLSGYHRELVEHFILEDKWGRFLGRWTAEEHLHAVALRNYLVVTREIDPTANEDVRVEHVMKGYRADSYSQIETLVFMAFFERAHAVFTRNLRGQITEPVLGSMVDRIVLDEERHELFFANLVSHLLSTHRDETVAAIAARARELDVIGADIDAYQDKVALVAETGIFDKAALAKVISDRITAWGLADEAALQEFINT comes from the coding sequence ATGGCACAGAAACCTGTCGCTAATGCGCTGACCCTGGAGCTCGAGCCCGTCGTCGAGGCTGAGCTGCGTCGACACCTGGATACCGAGGATCTCTGGTATGCGCACGATTACGTGCCGTTCGACCAGGGTGAGAACTTCGCCTTCCTCGGTGGACAGGACTGGGATCCGTCGCAGGTGACGTTGCCCAAGAACATCACCGACGCCTTGGAGATCCTGCTGATCACCAAGGACAACCTGTCCGGCTACCATCGCGAGCTCGTCGAGCACTTCATCCTCGAGGACAAGTGGGGCCGTTTCCTGGGCCGCTGGACCGCCGAGGAGCACCTGCACGCCGTCGCGCTGCGCAACTACCTCGTCGTCACCCGCGAGATCGACCCGACGGCCAACGAGGACGTCCGCGTCGAGCACGTGATGAAGGGTTACCGCGCCGACAGCTACAGCCAGATCGAGACGCTGGTGTTCATGGCGTTCTTCGAGCGTGCGCACGCGGTGTTCACCCGCAACCTGCGGGGCCAGATCACCGAGCCGGTGCTGGGCTCGATGGTCGACCGCATCGTCCTCGACGAGGAGCGCCACGAGCTGTTCTTCGCCAACCTGGTCTCGCACCTGCTGAGCACCCACCGCGACGAGACTGTCGCGGCCATTGCCGCCCGCGCCCGCGAGCTCGATGTGATCGGCGCGGACATCGACGCATACCAGGACAAGGTCGCACTGGTGGCCGAGACCGGCATCTTCGACAAGGCCGCGCTGGCGAAGGTCATCTCCGACCGAATCACCGCCTGGGGCCTGGCCGACGAAGCCGCGCTCCAGGAGTTCATCAACACGTAA